GAGGACATTGGCCAGGTCGGCACCGGAGAATCCAGGGGTCCGCTTCGCGACCTGCCCGAGGTCGACCTCGTCGGCCAGCGGCTTGTCGGCGGCGTGGACTTCGAGGATGTGCTTGCGGCCGTTCATGTCCGGGGCTTCGACGGGGATCTGCCGGTCGAAGCGGCCGGGACGCAGCAGCGCCGGGTCGAGGACGTCGGGACGGTTGGTCGCGGCGATGAGGATGACGTTGGTCTTGACGTCGAATCCGTCCATCTCGACGAGCAGCTGGTTGAGCGTCTGTTCGCGCTCATCGTGGCCGCCGCCCATTCCGGCGCCGCGCTGGCGGCCGACGGCGTCGATCTCGTCGATGAAGATGATGCAGGGGGCGTTCGACTTCGCCTGTTCGAACAGGTCACGCACACGGGAGGCACCGACACCGACGTACATCTCGACGAAGTCGGACCCGGAGATCGAGTAGAACGGCACTCCGGCTTCACCGGCAACGGCCTTGGCCAGCAGGGTCTTACCCGTACCCGGCTGGCCGTAGAGGAGCACGCCCTTGGGGATCTTCGCTCCGACAGCCTTGAACTTCTCCGGTTCGGCGAGGAACTCCTTGATCTCTTCGAGCTCCTCGAGGGCCTCATCGACACCGGCGACATCCTTGAAGGTGACGTCCGGATTCTCCTTGTTGACGAGCTTCGCCTTCGATTTGCCGAAGTTCATCATCTTCCCGCCCGACATCTGCGAGATGAGGAACCAGAAGACGACGAAGATGATGACGAACGGAATGAGCGTGCCCAGAAGCGACATCAGCCAGCTCTGCTTGGGAACCTCGTCCGTGAAGCCCTTGTCCGGGCCGGCGGAGTCGACGGCCTTGATGACCTGCTCGCCGCGCTGTTCGACGTAGAAGAACTGGACCTTCTTGCCGAAGTCCTTGCCGTCGACCTTGAAGTCGTCCTTGAGAGTGAGGTCGACGCGCTGGTCCTTGTCGACGATCTTGGCCTGTTCGACCTTGTCGTCCCCCAGCAGCTCAAGCCCCTGTTCGGTGTCGATCTGGCTGAACCCGGACTGGCTGAACAGCAGAGCACCGATCGATACGACGAGCAGTGCCAGAACGATCCAGACCAATGGGCCCTTCGTCGCCTTGTTCAGCAGGGGGCGACGTTTGTTCGACTCGGCCATAAGTCCTCTCAGGAAAAAGATGTGGGCAACCGTTTCAGAGTACCGAGGCTGCCTGGGAACATCCCCCACAGCCTAGTACTTCGCACCCCTATAGCCCGAATGCGTGCAGAATCTATTCCGTCACAGGCCCCGGACCCGGACCGGGTTCGCCGTGGGCGTAAAAGAGTGGTGCAGGCAGGCTCAGCTGTAGACGTGCTGAGCCAGAGTCGCGACGAACGGCACGTTGCGGTACTTCTCCGCATAGTCCAGGCCGTAGCCGATGACGAATTCGTTGGGCACATCGAAGCCGACGTACTTGACGTCGATGTCGACCTTGACGGCTTCGGGCTTGCGCAGCATGGTGCAGATCTCGACGGTGGCCGCCCCGCGAGTGCGCAGGTTCTGGACCAGCCAGGACAGGGTGAGACCGGAGTCGATGATGTCTTCGACGATGAGGACGTGACGGTCGGTGAGGTCCGTGTCGAGGTCCTTGAGGATCCGCACGACGCCGGAGGACTTCGTGCCCGATCCGTAGGAGGACACAGCCATCCAGTCCATCGTCACCGGTGAGTGCAGGGCACGGGCGAGGTCGGCCATGACCATGACGGCGCCCTTGAGGACGCCGACGAGCAGGATGTCCTTGCCCTTGTAGTCTTCATCGATGGCGGCGGCCAGTTCAACGAGTCGTGCGGCTATCTGCTCTTCCGAGACGAGTACTTTTTCGATGTCATTGCCGAGATCGTTGATGTCCACGAGTGTCGATTCTCCTCAGAAGCGGGTCCTTGAGATTCCATTATGGGTCACTTTGCCTCACCGGTGCCACTGTGCCCGGAAGTCGGTGCCAGTTCGTCGTCGACAGTCCCCGGACCGGCCGACAGCCAGCCGGTGATCGCCATGAGCGCGGAGATGATGACCATGAACCACAGCGGCACCTGCCAACCGCCGCTGATGCCGAGCAGTCCGCCCACGGCCAGCGGGCACAGTGCGGCGAGCACATAGCCCGACGACTGGACGAAAGCTGAGGTCGAGGCCGTGACGGAGACCTCGCGAGTCCGAGAGGTGATCAGCGCCAGCGCGGCGGGGAAGGCGAATCCGCCGTAGCCGAGGAAGACCGCCCACAGCCAGGGGACGGTGGCCGGGCTGAGCAGCAGTCCCGTGTAGCCTGCGACGGCGCTGGCCCCGAAGGAGACGAGGAAGGCGCGCGGGGCGATGCCCCGCACGATGATCTGCGGGGCGAGGAATCCACCGGGCAGTCCGCCGAAGGTCACGATCGTGAGCATGATTCCGGCGAGGAAGGGGTCGAGTCCGGCGTCGCGGTAGATCTGGGGCAGCCACCCGAACTGAACATACGCGTTGGCCGATTGGAGACCGAAGAAGATCGCCATGTACCGCGCCTTGGGTGAGGTGAAGACCCCTCGCCGAGGCGGCGATTCGGACCGTTCGCCGCCGGGTTCCGTCGCCTGTCCGGACAGGACGGGCACGGACTTCAGGCTCCGCAGCACCGACCAGGTGATGAGCGCGGAGAAGGGCAGGATCATCCAGAAGCCGAGGCCGACGCGCCACCCGCCGAACTGTTCTGCCAAGGGCGCGGTGAACAGCGAGGGCAGCATCGAACCGAGTCCCAGCGAAACGGTGAACGTCGTCGCACCCAGGGTGGGCCGGTGCGGGAACCGGGACTTGACGTAGACGGGCAGAATGACGTTGCCGATCGACATTCCGGCCAGGGCGAGGACCGTGAGCAGGGCGAAGGCCACCCATTCGGTGACGACCGCGCGCAGACCGACGCCTGCGACGATGAAGGCGGCACT
Above is a window of Brevibacterium siliguriense DNA encoding:
- the ftsH gene encoding ATP-dependent zinc metalloprotease FtsH produces the protein MAESNKRRPLLNKATKGPLVWIVLALLVVSIGALLFSQSGFSQIDTEQGLELLGDDKVEQAKIVDKDQRVDLTLKDDFKVDGKDFGKKVQFFYVEQRGEQVIKAVDSAGPDKGFTDEVPKQSWLMSLLGTLIPFVIIFVVFWFLISQMSGGKMMNFGKSKAKLVNKENPDVTFKDVAGVDEALEELEEIKEFLAEPEKFKAVGAKIPKGVLLYGQPGTGKTLLAKAVAGEAGVPFYSISGSDFVEMYVGVGASRVRDLFEQAKSNAPCIIFIDEIDAVGRQRGAGMGGGHDEREQTLNQLLVEMDGFDVKTNVILIAATNRPDVLDPALLRPGRFDRQIPVEAPDMNGRKHILEVHAADKPLADEVDLGQVAKRTPGFSGADLANVLNEAALLTARENAKVIDNRILDEAIDRVIAGPQKRTRLMNDKERLVTAYHEGGHALVAAAMNQTDPVTKVTILPRGRALGYTMVLPSEDKYSTTRNELLDQLAYAMGGRVAEEIVFHDPTTGASNDIEKATNIARKMVTQYGMSEKLGMVKIGDDQSEPFAGRGYGGGDEYGDSTLSSIDREVRGLIDSAHADAYWALTHNRDVLDNLAYQLLERETLDQAALEEIFAPVVKRNTREVWLAHDDRPVSERGPIDPPAPQSERNDGEGSTGTEVDTTDIPGAGPTGVTGPHVPHNPPGPENPNGPTGPTSGSTEGPTGGPGAGGPGTGGPTTNDTNDDRGNND
- the hpt gene encoding hypoxanthine phosphoribosyltransferase, which translates into the protein MDINDLGNDIEKVLVSEEQIAARLVELAAAIDEDYKGKDILLVGVLKGAVMVMADLARALHSPVTMDWMAVSSYGSGTKSSGVVRILKDLDTDLTDRHVLIVEDIIDSGLTLSWLVQNLRTRGAATVEICTMLRKPEAVKVDIDVKYVGFDVPNEFVIGYGLDYAEKYRNVPFVATLAQHVYS
- a CDS encoding MFS transporter, giving the protein MTTSPEQGFRRSRGLDVLALACLVLIAASLRPAASSLGPVLSEVKDGFSLAEWQTGLLTALPGLVFAICGIIAVPLLKRLGLFFALAMSAAFIVAGVGLRAVVTEWVAFALLTVLALAGMSIGNVILPVYVKSRFPHRPTLGATTFTVSLGLGSMLPSLFTAPLAEQFGGWRVGLGFWMILPFSALITWSVLRSLKSVPVLSGQATEPGGERSESPPRRGVFTSPKARYMAIFFGLQSANAYVQFGWLPQIYRDAGLDPFLAGIMLTIVTFGGLPGGFLAPQIIVRGIAPRAFLVSFGASAVAGYTGLLLSPATVPWLWAVFLGYGGFAFPAALALITSRTREVSVTASTSAFVQSSGYVLAALCPLAVGGLLGISGGWQVPLWFMVIISALMAITGWLSAGPGTVDDELAPTSGHSGTGEAK